In Leucobacter insecticola, one DNA window encodes the following:
- a CDS encoding CopG family transcriptional regulator: MKTAISLPDPDFERFEAVAARHGLKRSEFYRLAAQKLADELEGGSRLTALANAALLRAGQPAGDGAFLSESERSMLEGTEW; this comes from the coding sequence ATGAAGACCGCCATTTCGCTCCCCGACCCCGATTTTGAGCGGTTTGAGGCCGTAGCCGCTCGCCACGGCCTCAAACGTTCAGAGTTCTATCGTCTCGCTGCTCAGAAACTCGCCGACGAACTCGAGGGCGGATCGAGGCTCACAGCCCTCGCTAATGCAGCACTTCTTCGCGCGGGCCAACCCGCGGGAGACGGAGCCTTCCTGAGCGAATCGGAGCGCTCAATGCTCGAGGGAACCGAGTGGTAA
- a CDS encoding type II toxin-antitoxin system PemK/MazF family toxin produces the protein MVINHGDVVWVDFGLPRGSEPAKLRPAVVMQGDWLLATQINTVLVVPLTSNLALDVFPGNTLLPKEATSLDKDSVAVVSQLGPVSREFITPYPVGTLPTYLMSEVIAGIKLTLGI, from the coding sequence GTGGTAATCAATCACGGCGATGTTGTCTGGGTGGATTTTGGTCTCCCCAGGGGTTCAGAACCCGCGAAGCTTCGGCCTGCTGTTGTCATGCAGGGCGACTGGCTTCTCGCAACACAGATCAACACCGTACTCGTCGTCCCGCTCACCTCGAACCTTGCCCTCGACGTATTCCCGGGAAACACGCTCCTCCCCAAAGAAGCAACCAGCTTGGACAAGGATTCAGTAGCGGTGGTCTCTCAACTGGGGCCCGTGAGCCGAGAATTCATTACCCCCTATCCTGTCGGCACCCTGCCCACCTATCTGATGTCAGAGGTCATCGCGGGCATCAAGCTGACGCTCGGAATCTGA
- a CDS encoding FmdB family zinc ribbon protein, with amino-acid sequence MGFVPSYSFQCSEGCRFDAMFTMSEVPETAECRACGGVARRAITAPHLSAAGTSAFQLVDHAARSAHEPAVVDRLPGSGSRAPQRVTRNPLHAKLPRA; translated from the coding sequence GTGGGATTTGTGCCCAGTTACTCGTTTCAATGCAGCGAAGGCTGTCGATTCGACGCGATGTTTACGATGTCCGAGGTCCCCGAAACGGCCGAGTGTCGCGCCTGCGGCGGTGTTGCACGGCGTGCCATTACGGCGCCTCATCTCTCTGCGGCCGGAACCTCGGCCTTTCAACTCGTCGACCACGCGGCGAGGAGCGCTCACGAGCCAGCCGTGGTCGACCGTCTCCCGGGGAGCGGATCCCGCGCCCCACAACGCGTCACCCGCAACCCGCTTCACGCAAAGCTTCCGAGAGCATAG
- a CDS encoding AmiS/UreI family transporter, producing the protein MSSVGLLYVGAVLCINGLMLLGRIPRKAAAAMNLFVGGMQVVFPTLIILQSGGDELTILGASGLYLFGFTYFYVAWNELTGASGEGLGWFSLFVTGCAVVFGVLQFTRFDDPVFGIIWFSWAVLWYLFFAMLALGRESLTKRIGWFALLLGVFSAALPAFLLLTGSYVTGFLEGWIAAGIAALILLAAWILGKPAPRANPIAVSQTMASS; encoded by the coding sequence ATGAGCAGTGTCGGGCTCCTGTACGTTGGTGCGGTGCTGTGCATCAACGGCCTGATGCTGCTGGGGCGGATTCCCCGCAAGGCCGCGGCAGCGATGAATCTCTTCGTCGGCGGAATGCAGGTCGTCTTTCCCACCCTCATCATTCTGCAGTCGGGCGGCGACGAGCTGACCATACTCGGGGCATCAGGGCTCTATCTGTTCGGCTTCACCTATTTCTACGTCGCGTGGAACGAACTAACGGGCGCGAGCGGCGAAGGCCTCGGCTGGTTCTCCCTGTTTGTCACCGGCTGTGCGGTGGTGTTTGGGGTGCTGCAGTTCACCCGATTTGACGATCCGGTGTTCGGCATCATCTGGTTTTCGTGGGCCGTGCTCTGGTATCTCTTCTTCGCGATGTTGGCCCTCGGTCGAGAGTCCCTGACCAAGCGGATCGGGTGGTTTGCGCTGCTGCTCGGGGTCTTCAGTGCGGCGCTTCCCGCGTTTCTCTTGCTTACGGGCAGCTATGTGACCGGCTTCCTGGAGGGGTGGATCGCGGCCGGTATCGCCGCACTGATCTTGCTGGCCGCCTGGATACTCGGCAAGCCCGCACCACGAGCCAACCCGATCGCGGTTTCTCAAACCATGGCGTCATCCTGA